Below is a window of Candidatus Aminicenantes bacterium DNA.
CCTCGAGCCGTGCGTTCATTGGGGGCGGACGCCGCCCTGCATCGACGCCGTATTGGCGGCGGGCATCGCCCGGGTCGTCGTCTCCGACCGCGACCCCAACCCGATCGTCAACGGACGAGGGTTGGCCCGGTTGAAGCAGGCCGGGATCAAAACTTCGATTGGGCTCATGGCCGAACGGAACCGGGCCTTGAACGCCGGCTTCATCAAGCGCATCACTACCGGGATGCCGCTTGTCACCCTCAAAGCCGCTTTGAGCCTGGACGGCCGGATGGCCACCCGAACGGGAGAAGCCCGCTGGATCACCGGACCTGCGGCCCGCGCCTATGCCCATCTCGTCCGAGCCGAGCACGACGCCGTCCTGATCGGGGCCGGGACGGCGCAGAGCGACGATCCACGGCTCACCGTCCGCCTGCCGGGCCGGCGAGCCAAGCCGATCCTGCGGGTCGTCCTGGACGGAGGTTTCCGACTATCCCCCAAAGCGCGGATGTTCGAGGATATGTCCGGCGGGCCCGTGCTCGTCTTCGGACACGCTGGAGCCGACGAAAAGCGGCGCTCGGCCCTCGAACGGGCGGGTGCCGAGACGACGGTAGTTAAAAGCGCCGCAGGGGCGGTGAGCCTAAAGGCCGTTTTGAAGAAGCTCGCGGAACGCGGTATCGCGTCCGTATTGATCGAAGGCGGCGGCCGCCTGGCCACGTCCGTTCTCGAAGGCAGCCTGGCCGACCGCGGACTGTTTCTGGTCGCCCCCCGGCTCGTAGGCGGCCGGGACGCGGTATCGGTCTATGGAGGCCGCGGACCGGCCCGATTGGAGGACTCGCTCCGGCTGCGGGACGTCCGATCGTTCCGTCTCGGAGACGACATCGCTATCGAAGGGACATTTTAATGGGCCGAATATTGCGCCGCCCTACCATCCCCGGAGATTGGAGAAGATCCTAATGTTTACCGGCATCGTCCAATACTCGGGCAAGTTCGCCGGCTTTCGCCAAGGCCGAACCGAGATGGCCGTCGAGGCCGATATCCCGGCCGGCAAGATCGGGCCTGGCAGCAGCGTCGCGGTGGACGGCGTCTGCCTCACCCTGGTTAAGGCCGAAGGCCGAGCCCTCGTCTTCAACTTGGCCCAAGAGACGCTGG
It encodes the following:
- the ribD gene encoding bifunctional diaminohydroxyphosphoribosylaminopyrimidine deaminase/5-amino-6-(5-phosphoribosylamino)uracil reductase RibD, with amino-acid sequence MNAGRDLEYMALAYGLAAQAAGRTSPNPCVGAVLVKGGKIVGHGYHEAAGRPHAEAVALARAGAAAKGATLYVTLEPCVHWGRTPPCIDAVLAAGIARVVVSDRDPNPIVNGRGLARLKQAGIKTSIGLMAERNRALNAGFIKRITTGMPLVTLKAALSLDGRMATRTGEARWITGPAARAYAHLVRAEHDAVLIGAGTAQSDDPRLTVRLPGRRAKPILRVVLDGGFRLSPKARMFEDMSGGPVLVFGHAGADEKRRSALERAGAETTVVKSAAGAVSLKAVLKKLAERGIASVLIEGGGRLATSVLEGSLADRGLFLVAPRLVGGRDAVSVYGGRGPARLEDSLRLRDVRSFRLGDDIAIEGTF